The genomic region CAATCATGACGCGAACCATAGGGTGTGGTAAAGTCAGAGGTGATAATGACCATTTTTGCTCAGATGCTTTAATGCATGCTGGGGCTAAGCCTTCAGGGCCGCCAACCAACAAAGCGACATCACGACCATCCATTTGCCAGCCGTGTAATTGTTTGGCAAGTTGTGGCGTCGTCCATGGCTTACCTTCTACCTCTAGGGTAACAATGCGAGCGCCTTTAGGAACGGCAGCTAAGGTCTGTTCACCTTCTTTTTCTAGGATGCGGGCGATATCGGCATTTTTACCACGTTTACCTGGTGTGATTTCCACCAATTCAAAGGTTAAATCGCGAGGAAAACGGCGGGCATACTCATTAAATCCTTCCGTTATCCATTTTGGCATTTTGTTACCAACGGCAATTAAGGTTAAACGCATAATGACTAATGCTCGGACCAAAGTTTTTCAAGTTGATAAAAGTCGCGACATTCATCGGTCATTACATGGACTACGACATCGCCTAAATCGAGTAGACACCACTCACCAACATCACCACCTTCAAGACCTAAGGTGTCAACATCAGTCTGTTTGATTTCGGTATGTAGGTTGTCGACAATTGATTTTACATGGCGGGTAGAGTTACCAGAGCAAATGACCATATAATCGGTGAAACTGGCACGTTCTTCGACATCAAGTGTGACAATGTCACGGGCTTTCATGTTTTCAAGTTGTTCAATAACAAATTCGACAAGTTGTTGGCTTTGCAAGCTACTTCCTTATTGGGGTTATTAATAGTGATATAAGCGACAGCTGATGGCAGGAAAATAATTAGGCGCCTAAAGATCAAGCTAAGTCGCTCAAAGAATCACTATTCTAGCTCGAACATAGCGTAAATAACAGTACTTATTTAGCGCTGATATAGCTGATTTTGCTCGATGTAATCGGCAATATAAGAGGGCAAAAAGCGCTGACAATTTTGCTTTTGTAGAAGTTGTTGGCGAATTTGTGTTGAAGAGATATCAACTTGACGAGTCTCCACCATTAATATTTGTCCAGCTGCAAGGTGGTTAACATCGTTTATATTGCGGGTTATGCGATGTTTTATTGTCTCGTCAACATGCAGGCTGTTATATCCTGGGCGAGTACTGACCACGAAATGACAGAGTGTAAATAACTCGTCAATTTGATACCACGTATGCAAGCTTAATAGAGAATCGGTACCAATAAAGAAAAACAATTGTGCAGTTGGGTATTGTTGCTTGAGCTCTTTAATGGAGTTAACGGTATATGAAGGCTCATGGCGTTGTAATTCTCTCGCGTCAACGACAAATAATGGATTTTGCTCAGCGACCAGTCGAGTCATTTGTAATCGTTGCTCAGCATTGGCATGGGTTGATGATTTATGAGGGGGCAAATGCGCTGGCATTAATAACACATGGCTGAGTGTGAGCGCATTGGCTAAATCTTCACAAGGAAGAATATGCCCTAAATGAATCGGATCGAAGGTACCACCAAAAATGCCAAGACGCTGAGCTCCTAATGTTTCGTTTAGATTGCTGGTCATTAGGCTATGTATTCGTAGTCCAGTGGCAGGGTTTGTGTAGCGTGACCATGATACAAACTAATGCAAACATCACTTAGCAAGATAAATACATCGAAGTCACTGGCGGTTTTACTGATTAAATCGACTTGCGCAAGGCGCATTTTCGCATGCTTAATGTTAGCTAGCGTCATTGTTGCTAATGCGTGTTGATAAAGAGGCTTTTTCTTATCCCAAACTTTAAATTGTTTAAACACATCGCCTTGCTGGGCACCAGATTTTAGCATGAGATGCATTTTTTCCAGTTCGGTGATTTGTCGATGTAAAACCCAAATAAGTTGCTGCGCCGCTATACCTTCGTGTTTCATCTGCGTTAGCATGTCTTGAATTTGACTGAGTTGGCCAGCAAGCAATGCATCGGTTAATTGAAACGGCGTAAATTTGGCTTGGCGGATCAGTAATTGTTCGAGCGCATCAACATCAAGGTAGTGTTGTCCATAGAGCAATGCTAATTTTTCTAATTCTTGTGCCAGAGCAGGGGTGTTGCCAGCAAAAAAGTCAATGAGCATGCGCTGCGCATCGTGACTCATTTTGATATTTAAGCGCTGGCATTGTTGATTTAACCAAATGCTCAGGCCTTTGCCTTCTAATTCATATACTGGAATATAGGTGCCAGCTTGCTCAATGGCTTTAAACCATTTTTTTCGAGCGGTAGCGCTATCGAGTTTGCCACCGTGGACAATCAACAAGACATCAGTTTGCTGCGCTTTTTGCAATGTAGCAATATCGATTAAGATATTGCTCGCTTTATCATCGAGCTTAGCTGAGCCAAGATCAATCTCAATAATACGTAAGCTAGCAAACAGGCTTAAGCTTTGAAACTCGGCCATAACATCGGCAAAGTCAAAGCTTTCCTCAACGCTAAAGCGGATCAGTTCATCGTAGCCTTGCTGCTTGGCGACTTGCTTAATTTGTGCAAGGGCATCATTTTTTTGCCAAGGTTCATCACCAAAAATAGCAAAGGTATTCGCCAGAGATTGACTTAATTGTTTGCTTAATTGACTGTGATATATACGCATGGCAACCGTACTACCCGTTTAGCTTGATACTGGCTAAATCGCGCAGAATTTTATCGGCGGCAGCAACACGCATTTCTTTACGCAACAGGTTTAACTCACGTGTCTTTGCTAAAGCGCGGTTCGGATCGTCTTGATAACTGCGGGTGATATTAAAGTCATAATACTGACGTTCTTGTTCGTTAATCATTACTTCATAACGCACGGTATAGGTCAGTTCATACTCAGCAACTTGGCCGTTTTCAAACAAGCTCAGGGTTCGACGATTAAGACTATCTTTAAGAATACGTAAATGAGGTACATCATCCGTTACCGATTTAATAATGGTTATATCGTTTACGGTAAGGTGTTGCTTCACAACGCGGGTTAGTTCGCCATGGGGATCTTGCGAGCTAACGTACATGGTTTGTAAGCGCTCGGGGATTAAATAATCGCCTCGCAATTTAAAGCCGCAAGCGGTTAGCAAACTGACCATCAGCATAGCGCTGATGGTCAGTTTTAAGTGCTTGGTAAAATGTGTTGTTAACAGCATTAATTAGCCACAATATTAACCAGTTTGCCCGGTACGTAGATGACCTTGCGAATGGTTTTTCCGTCGGTAAATTTAACTACATTCTCATCATTAAGAGCCTGTTTTTCAACATCTTCTTGAGAAGCAGTGCTAGATACTGTGATTTTAGCACGTAATTTACCGTTTACTTGTACGATGACCAGTTTTTCATCTTCAACAAGCGCGCTTTGGTCTACTTGTGGCCATGCCGCATCTTCAACTTCACTGTTGTCACCAACAATTGCCCATAGTTCATGGCCTAAGTGTGGCGTGATAGGGGTAAGCATTAATACTAAGGCTTGTACCGCTTCTTTCATTACTGCACGGTCAGCATCTGACTCCATCTTAGCCTTAGCTAAGGTGTTCATCAGCTCCATAATCGCAGCAATGGCAGTATTGAACGTGTTACGACGACCAATATCATCACTCACTTTGGCGATGGTTTTGTGTAGTTCACGACGCAAGTGTTTATGTGCAGACTCTAGAGTCACATCGCTTAATGCTGGCGCATCACCAGATTCCACAAAATCGTGAACCAATTTCCACACGCGTTTTAAGAAACGATGCGCACCCTCAACACCTGAGTCAGACCATTCAAGCGTTTGCTCTGGTGGTGAGGTGAACATGATGAATAAGCGCACAGTATCAGCACCGTACATCTCAATAACTTGTTGCGGGTCGATACCGTTGTTTTTCGACTTACTCATTTTACTCATGCCAGCAGAAATAACCGGCTCGCCGTCAAGTTTAGAAATAGCTTTTGTGACTTGGCCTTTTTCATTGCGCTCAACGTCAACGTCGGTCGGTGAAATCCAAGTTTGTGCGCCATTTGCTTCTTCACGGTAGTAAGTATCAGCAAGCACCATACCTTGACATAACAAGCTCTTAAATGGCTCATCAGATTCTACTAGACCTACATCACGTAATAGTTTGTGGAAAAAGCGCGAGTACAATAAGTGCAAAATCGCGTGCTCAATACCACCAATGTATTGATCTACCGGTAGCCAGTAGTTGGCTTTGGCAGGATCTAACATCACATCAGTGCTCTCTGGCGAACAGTAACGTGCGTAATACCAAGACGATTCCATGAAGGTATCAAAGGTATCGGTTTCATGTAACGCAGGTTGACCATTGTAGGTGGTTTTTGCCCACTCAGGATCCGCTTTAATCGGCGATGTTACGCCGTCCATAACCACGTCTTCAGGTAACTCAACCGGCAGCATATCTTCTGGTACCGGCACTGACTCGCCGTTTTCTAAGGTTAGCATTGGGATTGGTGTACCCCAGTAACGCTGACGAGAAACACCCCAGTCACGTAAACGGTAATTTACCGTCACTTTACCTTTGCCTAGCGTCACTAATTTGTCGCTGATGGCTTTAAACGCAGCATCAAAGTCTAAACCGTCGAACTCATCTGAGTTAACCAAAGTGTTTTTCTCTACGATAGCAGCGGTTTCAATGTCATCGCCTTCTTGTGCAGCGATAACTTGCTTGATTGCTAAGCCATATTTTTTCGCGAACTCATAGTCACGTTGGTCATGACCAGGAACCGACATGACTGCGCCTGAGCCGTAATCCATTAACACAAAGTTCGCTGCCCATACAGGTACTTGTTCGCCTGTTAATGGGTGAATGGCTTTAAGACCGGTATCGACACCACGTTTTTCCATGGTCGCCATTTCGGCTTCGGTTGCTTGGTTATTTTTGCATTCTTCGATAAAGGCCGTTAATTCAGCATTACCTTCAGCTGCTTTTAATACCAATGGATGTTGTGCAGCAAGCGCTACGTAAGTCACACCCATAACGGTGTCTGGACGTGTGGTGTAGATATCAAACGCTTCATCGCTGTCAGCAACGGTGAAGGTCATTTCAACACCTTCCGAGCGACCAATCCAGTTACGCTGCATGGTCTTAACTTGCTCAGGCCAGCCGTCAAGCTTGTCGATGTCGTTTAATAGCTCTTCTGCGTAATCCGTGATTTTAATGAACCATTGTGGAATTTCTTTTTTCTCAACAATGGCACCTGAACGCCAGCCGCGACCATCGATAACTTGTTCGTTAGCAAGTACCGTTTGGTCAACCGGATCCCAGTTAACGGTTGCATTTTTCTTGTACACTAAGCCTTTTTCATAAAGCTTAGTGAAGAACCATTGCTCCCAACGGTAGTATTCTTTTTTACAGGTAGCGAATTCACGATCCCAATCGTAAGCAAAGCCTAACGACTTAAGTTGGTTACGCATGTAATCAATGTTTTCGTACGTCCATGCGGCAGGCGCAGCCTTATTTTTGATTGCTGCGTTTTCTGCTGGTAAGCCAAATGCATCCCAACCCATTGGTTGCATTACATTTTTACCTTGTAAGCGTTGGTAACGACTGATCACGTCGCCTAGCGTGTAGTTACGCACATGGCCCATGTGCAAACGACCGCTTGGGTACGGGAACATCGATAAGCAGTAGAACTTTTCTTTGCCTTCGATTTCTTGTGCTTTAAAGGTTTTCTTTTCCATCCAACGTTGTTGGATTTTGCTCTCAATGGATTGAGGATTATAAATGGCTTCCATTAATATCTTCTCGGTTAACTGTTTCTGCGCGCCTTTTTATTGCCTTTTATGGTGAGCCTAGGGGTGGCCTAGGAGAGGCATAGGGCAGGCGCAATATTCCAAAATATGGCAGCAATATTACCTTATTTCAGCGCTGCCTAACAACGCTTTCTTCCGTCTATACTTAAAATAACGACATTTTTACAGAGTTTGCACTATGACCGAACAAAATCAACAATATCAAGGTGTCTTCGACCGTTTGTCAGCTTGGCTTGATAAAGCGGCTCCCGATGAAATGCATAGTATTCGCCAGTGGGTGAATAAAGCGGAGGAGTTTATTGATGCCGCAGCCGATGTGTCAGTAAATGAGTATCAACTGAGTGTCGATAGTTTTAAAAATGATCTGCTCGGTTTTTACCGACATTACCAACAAGATGCCGAAGAATCTTTATATCTAGATGCTGTGCAAGAGGGCATGTGGCAACATCTTGCTAATATGACCGATACCACACAGGTCGAATGGCAAGAATTTCTTGATGATATTGACCATGACGGTGTGTATCGCAGCGGTGATGTGATTGGTTTTGGGCGATTAAGCTGTAATGGTTGTGGCCGAGTGGTTGATATTACTCACGCATCAACCGTGATTGATTGCCCTAAGTGCGGTCATAATACGTATTCAAGACAACTGTTTAAGCGCAATGTTTAACGGTACAACAGAGATAACGGTACAACTTCAAAAGCAAAGCCAAGTTATTAACTTGGCTTTGTATGTTATCAGGCTTTTGGTTCAGAGCTTATATATGGCCCTGGTTAAGGCTAAAGCGATAACCTTTATTCTACCGCATTACCATCGGCATCAAGATAGGTGATATCTTGGTAACCCAGTGACTTGATCTTATCTTCAATTTTGCTGCGATCACCAACCACTACCCAAGTTATTTTATCTTCATGTAAAGTGTCTTTGGCCGCTTGCGCTATTTGTGCTTTGCTAAGCGCCCTGACGCTTTGTGGATATTGTTGCCAGTAGTTATCAGGATAGCCAAACTGTACCATCTCAACCAATGACCCTAGCACTGCGTCGTACGTTTCCCAACGCCCTGGTAGGGTGAGTACTCGCTTATCTTTGGCGCGCGTAACTTCTTCATCGCTTGGTGGGCGTGCACCTTGAATGTCGGTAAACTCTTTTTGAATCTCACTCATCGATTCGCTAGTTTTATCGGTTTGTACAGGCGCATAAGCTATGAACGGGCGTTGACCACTGGCGGGTAATAGCAAGGTTCTGGCACCATACGACCAATGCTTATCTTCTCGTAAATTTAGATTCAAGCGAGAATTAAAGCCACTGCCCAGTACTTCATTAAATCCTTGCATGGCGACTTCATTGTCATTGTTTTTTGGAGCCACAACATGGCCTGCAAAAATAATAGATTGCTCTGAGCCGGGGCGATCGATAAGGTAAACTTTTTCGGCACCAGGTAGAGAGACTGTAGCAATATCTTTTTTCGGCACATCTTTGGCTTGCCATTTAGCAAAGGCTTTACGAACTTTGCTTTCTAATTCATCCATGCTGATGTCACCAACGGCGACTAGAGTCGCATTATTAGGACGCAACCATGTGGCATGAAAATCATTTAACGTTTTAGGTGACATGGCCTTAACTGACGCTTCACTGCCACTGCCTGTTTGCGGCGTACCGTATGGGTGCTCGTCACCATAAATCAGTTTCGGAAATACCCTAAGCGCCATGCCTACCGGTTGAACTTTTTCTTGTTGGATTCTAGCAAGTCGTAGATTTTGTCGACGCTTGAAATTATCTTCAGGGAATGTTGGGTTAATCACCATGTCGGCAAATAAACTTAGGCTATCGTCTAAGTTTTCGGTCAATGCGGACATACTAATATTGGATGTATCTAAGGTTGATGATACCGAGTAATTTGCGCCTAGTGTTTGCAGGCTATCACTGATCTCTAATGCGTCACGGCTTCTGGTGCCTTCTTCGAGCATTTCTAAGGTTAAGCTGGCAGTGCCTGCTAGCTTGCCATGATCGGCGGCATATCCAGCGTCAAAGACTAACTGCATGTTTACCATTGGCACGGTAGAACGTTTGGCTAATACAATGTTTAGTCCATTATCTAAGCTGCGTTTTTCAAAGCTATCAAATGCAACATTTGGCGACTCTTCAGGTTCAGGTAATTTGCTTCGGTCGACTGTATTAGCGGCGGCTTTGCCCTCGTCAAAAGGGTGTATTTCTAGTACATATTGACCTTTATTGATCCATGAGCGCGCCGTATTCAGTAAATCAACCTGATTGGCTTTTTGCCAACGCTGTAATGTCGTTTTGTAAAAATCCGGTTGATTTAAGTACACTTGATTGCGAGCTAAGGTATCGGATTTACCACCAAAGCCACCAACGCGTTCATTGCCACGAATAAACGCTGCTTTACGAGCGGTGACAATACGTTTAACTTCGTCTTTTGTAGGACCTTTTTCAAGTAGTCTGGAGACTTCCTGATTAATGGCGTTTTCCATATCGCTGAGTGATTTGCCCGGCATGGCAGTAGCGATAACACCAAATATGCCAGAAATTTCTAATGGAAACGCAAAAGCTTGTACGTCAGATGCGAGTTGCTCATCTATTACTAAGCGTTTGTATAATCGCGACGACTTACCTTGAGACAAAATACCACTGATTAAATCCAATTGATTGGCTTCAAGCGAGCCGATGCCTGGCATTTTCCATAGCTTGTATAAACGCGCTTGCGGCACGCGATCTTGCATTACGGTGCGCACATCGCCGTCGATGCTGGCAATCCAATCATCATGTTTGGTTAGTGGTGGTCCTGATGGAATATGGCCAAAGTAATGTTCAACGCGTTGTTTGGCATACTCCGGCTCAATATCACCGGCTAGTACAATGGTTGCATTACCTGCACCATAATAGGTTTTAAACCACTGATGTACATCATCAAGACTGGCGGCGTTTAAATCTTCCATAGAGCCAATAACAGAGTGAGCGTATGGGTGGCCGTTGGGGAACATATTTTCAAAAATGGTTATAAAGGCTTTGCCGTATGGTTGGTTTTCACTTTGGCGCTTTTCGTTTTGTACAACGCCACGCTGTTCATCCAATTTGGCCTGATCAACGGCACCCAGTAGGTGTCCCATACGATCAGATTCCATCCATAGTGCCATATCTACGGCATTTTTCGGTACCACTTGGAAATAATTAGTACGGTCGAAATTGGTGGTGCCATTCATACCCGTAGCACCTACGTTATCAAATGGCTTGAAATATTCATCATTATAATTTTCAGAGCCATTAAACATTAAGTGCTCAAATAAATGAGCAAAACCCGTTTTACCCGTTGGTTCATTTTTGGAGCCAACGTGATACCAAACGTTTACTGCAACAACGGGCGCTTTATTGTCGGTGTGAACAATAAGAGTCAGACCATTATCAAGTACATAACGGGTATAGGGAATATCTAGCTCGCTTGCCTTGGCGTTAAAGCCAATTACGCTCAATATGGCACAGAGTAACCATAGCCTGATAGCAAAAAAGTGATGATGCATACGCGTTTCCTTTTATTGTTGTTAGTGGCGTTTTTGCTACCTTGTTAAGTAGCCAATGATTTGTGCTTGATGTTGCGGCACATTGAATTTAACCTTAGTTTTCAGTTTGTTAAATGTCAAAGCCAACTGCGTGGTAACGCCTTTTGTGACCAAATAAGTCGAGACTCAATGAATAAGGAAAAGTGATGATAGATTTTAACAACAAAAGTGTTTTTAAATTAAAGCAAAATCCAGAGTATGGTGAGATGGTGAGCCAGCTATTACTAGAGGGTGAAGAGATTTTAGATGCGTATAAATCGATGCGTGATGGCGTGGTATTTACTAATAAACGCATTATTGCAGTGAATGTGCAGGGCATTACCGGTAGCAAAAAGGATTTTACATCATTACCCTATAAAAATATCGTTGCCTTCTCTGTCGAAACATCGGGAACCTTTGATTTGGACTCAGAGCTTGAAATATATTTTTCAGCACTAGGGCAAGTTAAATTTGAATTTAGCGGTAATGCCAAGACCACAGATATCGCGGCGATAATAGCGAAACACGTCTTATAACGCAGGCCAAAACCGTGTAACGCTAATTAGGTTTTGCATTTTTACAGGGCATACGGTTACTATGGAATGAACACCAGTAACACATTGGTATGATAACCCTAGTGTGATTTACTGTATGCAGTAAAGATTAAAAGGATACCCGCATTTGATGACTGAGCGTCTTAATGCACTGAAAGTGCCGGCGGAGCAACTCGCTGCCGATTTACCCGCAACATTATTTACCAAGTCTCAAGTAGATAGCCAAACGACGCAAAAATTTATCGGCCATGATCGCGCCAAGGAAGCCCTGCGTTTTGGCTTATCTATGACCTCGCCAGGGTTTAATGTTTTTGCTAAAGGCGATCCTGGTACTGGTCGACAAACGTTGATCACACAAATGTTAGCGGAGTTCGCTGCTAATCAGCCTACCGCGGAAGAATGGTGTTATATCAATAACTTTGATGACCCACAGGCGCCCTATAAATTGTATTTAAATGCCGGCGAAGGTAAACAATTACAAAGTAAGATTAATCAATTAATTGACGACTTATTGGATTTGTTTCCGGAAATTTTTGATAACCCGGGTTATCAACGACAAAAAGCCGCAATCGATCGTCAGTTTAATCAACGCTACGACAGCGCCATCGAAGAGCTCGAAGAATATGCTTACAGCAAAGACGTGGTGCTCTATGAAGAAAAAGGCGAAATTAGTTTCGCGCCGTTGGTTGATGGTAAACCGGTCGATGATAAAGAGTTTGCAAAATTAGACGAACAAACGCGTACTGCGTTTTATCAAATGCTTACTGAGCTAGAAACTATGCTCACTGAAAAGCTACTTGAGCTGCCACTGTGGAAGCGTGAATCAGCGATGGCGCTACGTAAACTTAAGTTTGAAACCGCAGAGCAAAGTATTCGACCATTACTTAAAGAGCTTGAACATGAATTTTCAGCGAATTTGGGCGTTCTTAAGTACTTGCGTCAGGTGAAAGATCATATTACCGAAGTCGTCCTTGATATTTTGGTTGATGAAAACTCAGAAAGCTCCCGTGACGACAAAGTTTGTCGCAAGCTATTGAGCGAACGGTTTTTGCCTAATTTATTGGTAACACGAGACGCCGATGAAGGTGCTCCTGTTGTTTATGAGCAAAACCCAACCTATCAAAACTTATTTGGCACCATTGATTACTCATCGATTCAAGGCGCGGTATATACCAATTATCGGTTAATTCGTGCTGGCGCTATGCATCGAGCCAACGGTGGCTACTTATTACTCGATGTTGATAAACTGTTGAATCAACCTTTGGTTTGGCAACGCTTAAAATTAGCCCTAAAAACAGGTGAATTACAAATTGAGCACCCGTATGCGGAAATGAGTATTGGCGGTAGCGTCAGCTTACAAGCCGAAAAAATACCGTTAAAGGTGAAAGTCGTTTTGCTTGGAAACTCTGAGTTGTATTACACCTTGCAAGAGTATGATCAAGAATTTACCGAGCTGTTTCGAGTGCTGGCAGATTTTGATCGCCATGTTGATAAAGACGAAGAAAACTTAAAAGCCTATGCGACGCTAATTCGCCAACATGCAGTCAAACATCAGTACCCAGATGTTAGTGATGCTGCGGTAAGTGCGCTGGTGCGTTTCTCTCTGCGCCAAGCTGAGCATCAAAATAAGTTATCTGCCAATATTGTTAACATCAACGACTTGCTTGATGAAGCCGTGTTTATTTGGCGTAACGATGACAGTCCAAGTATTGAACAAGAGCACGTTGAAGCAGCACTGGCAGCGAAAAAACGTCGCAGTGGTCGCTTGAGTGAAACTTGGTTGCAAGAGATCAAAGAAGAGCAAGTGTTAATATCGACCGACGGCGAAGCGGTTGGTAAAGTTAACGGCTTAACGGTACTTGAAATTGGCGACAGTGTATTTGGTACGCCAGCGCGTATCTCGGCTACGGTCTATGCTGGCGCGCAAGGAGTAACCGATATAGAGCGGGAAGCGGAGTTGGGCAAATCGATTCACTCCAAAGGGGTGTTGTTGCTTATTGGCTATTTGGGCCATAAATATGGCAAAAAATTCCCGCTGTCGATTTCGGCAAATATTGCTATTGAACAATCGTATGGCCATATCGACGGTGACAGTGCATCGATGGCAGAGCTGTGTGCCTTGATATCTTCGATTACCGAATTACCAATTAACCAACAGATCGCTATTACCGGTTCGATGAACCAGCATGGTGGAGTGCAATCGATCGGTGGTGTTAACGAGAAAATCGAAGGTTTTTACCGCTTATGTAAAGACAAAGGCTTAACGGGCGGGCAAGGGGTGATTATCCCGAAAACCAACAAAATGAACTTAATGTTAGATCATGATGTTATTGATGCTGTCAAAGCAGGGCAGTTCAGTATTTATGCGGTAGATCACGTTGATCAAGCGTTAGAGATTTTACTTAACCAACCTGCCGGTGAGATGAAACGTACCGGTACGTATCCGAAAAAGACCATTCATGGTATGGCACAAGATAAGCTGAAAAAGTTATCTGATTTGATAAACGGTGAAGATGAAGAATAACAACTGTTTGTCTACAGGCCTGTTTCACATAGGTACAGCTGGCTAGTGAGATTAACTAACTATTAGTGGTTATCGCTAGCCAGTGTTGGCTAAATGACCAAAAAAATTAAAGTACGCGTCGCGAGATATGTAAAAAATGTTTAAAAACAACTGCTTGTTGTTTTT from Thalassotalea sp. Sam97 harbors:
- a CDS encoding PH domain-containing protein, translating into MIDFNNKSVFKLKQNPEYGEMVSQLLLEGEEILDAYKSMRDGVVFTNKRIIAVNVQGITGSKKDFTSLPYKNIVAFSVETSGTFDLDSELEIYFSALGQVKFEFSGNAKTTDIAAIIAKHVL
- a CDS encoding AAA family ATPase, with the translated sequence MTERLNALKVPAEQLAADLPATLFTKSQVDSQTTQKFIGHDRAKEALRFGLSMTSPGFNVFAKGDPGTGRQTLITQMLAEFAANQPTAEEWCYINNFDDPQAPYKLYLNAGEGKQLQSKINQLIDDLLDLFPEIFDNPGYQRQKAAIDRQFNQRYDSAIEELEEYAYSKDVVLYEEKGEISFAPLVDGKPVDDKEFAKLDEQTRTAFYQMLTELETMLTEKLLELPLWKRESAMALRKLKFETAEQSIRPLLKELEHEFSANLGVLKYLRQVKDHITEVVLDILVDENSESSRDDKVCRKLLSERFLPNLLVTRDADEGAPVVYEQNPTYQNLFGTIDYSSIQGAVYTNYRLIRAGAMHRANGGYLLLDVDKLLNQPLVWQRLKLALKTGELQIEHPYAEMSIGGSVSLQAEKIPLKVKVVLLGNSELYYTLQEYDQEFTELFRVLADFDRHVDKDEENLKAYATLIRQHAVKHQYPDVSDAAVSALVRFSLRQAEHQNKLSANIVNINDLLDEAVFIWRNDDSPSIEQEHVEAALAAKKRRSGRLSETWLQEIKEEQVLISTDGEAVGKVNGLTVLEIGDSVFGTPARISATVYAGAQGVTDIEREAELGKSIHSKGVLLLIGYLGHKYGKKFPLSISANIAIEQSYGHIDGDSASMAELCALISSITELPINQQIAITGSMNQHGGVQSIGGVNEKIEGFYRLCKDKGLTGGQGVIIPKTNKMNLMLDHDVIDAVKAGQFSIYAVDHVDQALEILLNQPAGEMKRTGTYPKKTIHGMAQDKLKKLSDLINGEDEE